The Chrysemys picta bellii isolate R12L10 chromosome 12, ASM1138683v2, whole genome shotgun sequence genome has a segment encoding these proteins:
- the LOC135974759 gene encoding olfactory receptor 6N1-like — MFFQFNCTALFYSWTQTMADRDWGNQTAIKEFIILGFGDLPDLQILLFLMFQVIYMATVAGNTLIVMLIVVNQHLHTPMYFFLGNLSCLETCYTSTILPRLLASLLTGDKTISVSGCIIQLYFCGSLACTECYLLAAMSYDRYLAICKPLHYSTLMNIRFCLQLAAGSWLNGCLATAIFVLFLSQLIFCGPNEINHFYCDSIPLIELSCSDTHQVILLDFILVSVFTLPPFLLTLTSYVCIITTILRIPSTTGRQKAFSTCSSHLIVVTIFYGSIMIVYLLPKHDTLRNLNKVLSLCYTVLTPLVNPLIYSLRNREVKEALFKAVSKYVAFTKTCRDS, encoded by the coding sequence ATGTTCTTCCAATTCAATTGCACAGCATTGTTTTATTCCTGGACTCAAACAATGGCAGACAGAGACTGGGGAAACCAAACAGCCATCAAAGAATTCATCATTCTGGGATTCGGGGATCTCCCTGAcctgcaaattcttctcttcctgatgtTCCAAGTCATCTACATGGCAACCGTGGCTGGGAACACCCTCATTGTGATGCTCATTGTGGTTaaccagcaccttcacacccccatgtacttcttcctgggcaacttgtcctgcctggagacctgctacacctcaaCCATCCTGCCCAGGTTGCTGGCCAGTCTCCTAACTGGGGACAAAACCATCTCAGTCAGTGGCTGCATCATACAACTGTATTTCTGTGGTTCTCTGGCATGTACAGAATGCTATCTCCTAGCAgcaatgtcttatgatcggtatttagcgatatgtaaACCCCTGCACTATTCAACTCTTATGAATATCAGGTTTTGCCTCCAGTTGGCTGCTGGATCATGGTTAAATGGCTGTTTGGCTACTGCTATCTTTGTCTTATTCCTATCACAGTTAATATTCTGTGGCCCAAATGAAATTAACCATTTCTATTGTGATTCCATCCCACTGATAgaactctcctgcagtgacacccaCCAGGTCATATTGCTGGATTTCATATTAGTCTCTGTATtcaccctgcctccattcctactAACCCTGACATCCTACGTGTGTATCATCACCACCattctgagaatcccttccaccaccgggAGACAAaaagccttttccacctgctcctctcacctcattgtggtgacaattttctatggatCCATAATGATTGTGTACCTGCTACCGAAACATGATACACTGAGAAACCTGAACAAAGTGCTCTCTCTTTGCTACACGGTCCTGACTCCCCTGgtaaaccccctcatctacagcctgagaaacagagaggtcaaaGAAGCCTTGTTCAAAGCAGTTAGTAAATATGTGGCTTTCACCAAAACATGCAGAGACTCCTAG